In Phyllobacterium zundukense, one DNA window encodes the following:
- the alr gene encoding alanine racemase translates to MTARKPHITTAGADPRLAGGRLTIDLDALVANWRFLAEKSKPSNTAAVVKADAYGLGIVHVVPVLWQAGCRTFFVALAEEGLRVKAVAPDARVFVLNGFFAEAFPIYEESDLIPVLGSLHELALWKKLNKSRKEKLPYVLHVDTGMNRLGLSVEEALTFADDGRNQKPVLLITHLATGDNPAHALNQQQFESFQKLRTAFAGIESSIANSPGIFHTEKGEFDLSRPGVAMYGGEPLSDAANPMRAVVTLEARIVQIRTGLMGETVGYGATTTLKRDTRIAICSVGYADGYLRSSSGSGVPLRNAVPGGGEGFVAGKKVPIIGRVTMDLTSFDITNLAERAVKPGDYIELFGPNIALDDAARSAGTIGYELLTSLGNRYHRRYLHTKTAD, encoded by the coding sequence TTGACTGCCAGGAAACCTCACATCACTACTGCCGGCGCCGATCCCCGGCTTGCGGGCGGGCGGCTCACGATCGATCTCGACGCGCTCGTCGCGAACTGGCGTTTCCTCGCGGAAAAATCCAAGCCATCGAACACAGCCGCCGTGGTCAAGGCCGACGCCTACGGGCTTGGCATCGTGCACGTCGTGCCGGTGTTGTGGCAGGCAGGATGCCGCACGTTCTTTGTCGCGCTGGCTGAGGAGGGTCTGCGCGTCAAGGCCGTTGCGCCAGATGCCCGGGTATTCGTCCTCAATGGCTTCTTTGCCGAAGCATTTCCAATCTACGAAGAGTCCGACCTGATCCCGGTTCTGGGCTCGTTGCATGAACTCGCTCTCTGGAAGAAGCTGAATAAGAGCCGCAAGGAGAAACTGCCTTACGTGCTGCATGTCGACACTGGCATGAACCGTCTCGGCCTCAGCGTCGAAGAAGCTCTGACTTTTGCCGACGACGGGCGAAACCAAAAGCCGGTTCTTCTGATCACGCATCTTGCGACAGGCGATAATCCGGCTCATGCGCTGAACCAACAGCAATTTGAATCATTTCAAAAGCTTCGCACCGCTTTTGCAGGAATTGAATCAAGCATCGCCAATTCGCCCGGCATTTTTCATACGGAGAAGGGCGAATTTGATCTCAGCCGTCCCGGTGTTGCCATGTATGGCGGCGAGCCGCTCTCAGACGCTGCCAATCCGATGCGCGCCGTCGTGACGCTCGAAGCGCGCATCGTTCAAATCCGCACCGGATTGATGGGCGAAACCGTAGGCTATGGTGCTACAACGACGCTCAAACGCGATACGCGCATCGCGATCTGCTCGGTCGGCTATGCGGACGGCTATCTTCGTTCGTCCTCCGGCAGCGGAGTTCCCCTGCGCAATGCGGTTCCGGGCGGCGGCGAAGGCTTTGTGGCAGGCAAGAAAGTGCCGATCATCGGCCGGGTCACAATGGATCTCACCTCGTTCGACATTACCAACCTTGCAGAACGTGCGGTGAAGCCCGGGGATTACATTGAGCTCTTCGGTCCGAACATCGCCCTTGACGATGCTGCTCGTTCCGCGGGGACGATAGGTTACGAATTGCTCACCAGCCTTGGAAACCGGTATCACCGCCGCTACCTCCATACGAAAACAGCTGACTGA
- the radA gene encoding DNA repair protein RadA: protein MAKPRIQFICQNCGAVHTRWAGKCDECGEWNTLVEEGTSGGIGSGPGKLSGRKGRAVALTSLSGEIEDAPRIKSGIGELDRVTGGGFVRGSAILVGGDPGIGKSTLLTQAAAALARQGHRVVYVSGEEAVAQIRLRAQRLHAADTDVLLAAETNVEDILATISDSKRPDLIIIDSIQTLWTDAADSAPGTVTQVRAGAQAMIRYAKQTGAAVVLVGHVTKEGQIAGPRVVEHMVDAVLYFEGEGGHHYRILRTVKNRFGPTDEIGVFEMSDRGLREVANPSELFLGERNEKSPGAAVFAGMEGTRPILVEIQALVAPSTLGTPRRAVVGWDGNRLSMILAVLEAHCGVRFGQHDVYLNVAGGYRITEPAADLAVASALVSSIAGIALPADCVYFGEVSLSGAVRPVAHAVQRLKEADKLGFKQAVLPKGSNDVAKNGNARLTETASLPDLVARIAASGPGKRQRED, encoded by the coding sequence ATGGCCAAGCCGAGAATCCAATTCATCTGCCAGAATTGCGGCGCCGTGCACACACGCTGGGCGGGCAAGTGCGACGAATGCGGCGAGTGGAACACACTCGTCGAGGAGGGCACATCCGGAGGTATCGGCAGCGGGCCGGGCAAATTGTCGGGCCGCAAGGGCCGCGCAGTCGCGCTCACCTCGCTTTCCGGTGAAATTGAGGATGCGCCGCGGATCAAATCGGGGATCGGCGAACTCGACCGCGTTACCGGCGGCGGGTTCGTTCGCGGTTCGGCGATTCTTGTCGGTGGCGACCCAGGTATTGGCAAATCCACGCTGCTTACCCAGGCCGCGGCTGCGCTGGCGCGCCAGGGCCACCGTGTTGTCTATGTTTCCGGCGAAGAGGCGGTGGCGCAGATCAGGCTGCGGGCCCAGCGGCTGCATGCGGCGGATACGGATGTGCTGCTCGCGGCTGAAACCAATGTCGAAGACATCCTGGCGACAATCTCCGATTCGAAACGGCCGGATTTGATCATCATCGATTCGATTCAGACGCTGTGGACCGATGCGGCCGATTCGGCTCCCGGCACGGTGACGCAGGTGCGCGCCGGCGCGCAAGCGATGATCCGCTATGCCAAGCAGACTGGCGCCGCTGTCGTTCTCGTCGGCCATGTGACCAAGGAAGGTCAGATCGCCGGCCCGCGCGTCGTCGAGCACATGGTCGATGCAGTCTTGTATTTCGAGGGCGAAGGCGGCCACCATTACCGCATTCTGCGCACGGTCAAAAACCGTTTCGGACCAACGGACGAGATCGGCGTGTTCGAAATGTCGGATCGGGGATTGCGCGAAGTTGCCAATCCGTCCGAGCTTTTTCTCGGCGAACGCAATGAAAAGTCGCCGGGAGCTGCGGTTTTTGCCGGTATGGAGGGGACGCGACCAATTCTCGTCGAAATCCAGGCACTGGTCGCGCCATCGACCCTCGGCACACCCCGCCGCGCCGTTGTAGGATGGGACGGCAACCGGTTGTCGATGATTCTCGCCGTGCTCGAAGCGCATTGCGGCGTGCGCTTTGGTCAACATGATGTTTACCTGAATGTGGCGGGCGGATATCGCATAACGGAGCCCGCCGCTGACCTTGCGGTTGCATCTGCACTGGTTTCCTCCATTGCCGGTATTGCCCTTCCCGCAGATTGCGTCTATTTCGGCGAAGTCAGTTTGTCTGGCGCGGTTCGCCCGGTGGCGCACGCGGTGCAGAGACTGAAGGAAGCAGATAAGCTTGGGTTCAAGCAGGCTGTTCTTCCCAAGGGAAGCAACGACGTGGCAAAGAACGGCAATGCTCGTCTGACCGAGACGGCTTCGCTGCCGGACCTAGTGGCCCGGATCGCGGCGTCAGGACCCGGGAAGAGACAACGCGAAGACTGA
- a CDS encoding CvpA family protein, with the protein MPITLLDGILLGITLVSAVLAMVRGFSREVLSVVSWAAAAAAAYLFYKPVVPFLTPYISNDTIAQIAAAGLVFVVTLIVVSIITMKIADFIIDSRIGALDRTLGFLFGAARGVLLVVVAMLFFNWLVTDRQPEWIAQAKSKPMIDSLGAKLIGLLPEDPESTILNRLKPGTTPAPDAAPDGTAAPEPKEDIPPEGATNQ; encoded by the coding sequence ATGCCGATTACGTTGCTTGACGGAATTCTATTGGGCATCACCCTCGTTTCGGCGGTCCTCGCCATGGTACGCGGCTTCTCCCGTGAAGTGCTTTCGGTTGTGTCCTGGGCAGCTGCGGCAGCCGCTGCCTACCTCTTCTACAAACCAGTCGTACCCTTCCTCACGCCGTATATCAGCAACGACACGATCGCGCAGATTGCCGCGGCGGGTCTGGTCTTCGTCGTTACGCTGATTGTTGTGTCCATCATCACCATGAAGATTGCTGATTTCATCATCGACAGCCGTATCGGTGCGCTGGATCGCACACTCGGTTTCCTTTTTGGTGCAGCACGCGGTGTTCTGCTTGTGGTTGTCGCCATGCTGTTCTTCAATTGGCTGGTCACGGACCGCCAGCCGGAATGGATCGCCCAGGCGAAGTCCAAGCCGATGATCGACTCGCTGGGGGCAAAATTGATCGGGCTATTGCCCGAAGATCCGGAATCGACCATTCTCAACCGGCTGAAACCCGGCACAACTCCGGCTCCGGATGCTGCCCCCGATGGAACGGCTGCACCGGAACCGAAGGAAGATATCCCACCGGAAGGTGCGACAAACCAGTAA
- the purF gene encoding amidophosphoribosyltransferase: MSLDDDTLHEECGVFGILGHPDAATLTALGLHALQHRGQEAAGIVSYDGRQFCSERRMGLVGDHYTNPVTLAQLPGDRAIGHVRYSTTGDTILRNVQPLLAELEVGGIAIAHNGNFTNGLTLRRQLIADGAICQSNSDTEVVLHLIARSRSASSSDRFIDAIRQMEGGYAMLALTRTKLIAARDPIGIRPLVMGDLDGKPIFASETCALDIIGAKFVRDIENGEVVVCEIQPDGSISIETYKPQHPKQERLCLFEYVYFARPDSVVGGRNVYNARKNMGINLAKEAPLEADVVVPVPDGGTPAAIGFAQQSGIPFELGIIRNHYVGRTFIEPTQSIRAFGVKLKHSANRAVIEGKRVVLVDDSIVRGTTSVKIVQMIRDAGAREVHIRVASPMIFHPDFYGIDTPDADKLLANQYASLAAMCDYIGADSLAFLSIDGLYKAVSGNPRDPRAPLFTDHYFTGDYPTRLLDKDGPSNVHKLSLLANNG, encoded by the coding sequence ATGTCCCTGGATGACGACACACTGCATGAAGAATGCGGTGTGTTTGGCATTTTGGGGCATCCCGACGCCGCGACCCTGACTGCGCTCGGGCTGCATGCCCTGCAGCACCGCGGACAGGAAGCAGCAGGTATCGTCTCCTATGATGGCCGCCAGTTCTGTTCGGAACGCCGAATGGGCCTGGTCGGTGACCACTACACCAACCCGGTCACCCTCGCCCAGTTGCCCGGCGACCGGGCAATCGGCCACGTGCGCTATTCGACCACCGGCGATACCATCCTGCGCAATGTACAGCCGCTATTGGCCGAGCTTGAAGTTGGCGGAATCGCCATTGCCCATAACGGCAACTTCACCAACGGCCTGACGCTGCGCCGCCAGCTCATTGCCGATGGCGCTATCTGCCAGTCCAATTCCGATACGGAAGTTGTGCTGCATCTCATCGCCCGCTCGCGCAGCGCTTCATCCAGCGACCGTTTCATCGACGCGATCCGCCAGATGGAAGGCGGCTATGCGATGCTTGCCCTCACCCGCACCAAGCTGATTGCAGCGCGCGATCCGATCGGCATCCGCCCGCTGGTCATGGGTGACCTCGATGGCAAGCCGATCTTTGCTTCAGAAACCTGTGCACTCGACATTATTGGCGCAAAATTTGTCCGCGACATTGAAAATGGCGAAGTGGTGGTTTGCGAAATCCAGCCGGATGGCTCGATCAGTATCGAAACCTACAAGCCGCAACATCCGAAACAGGAACGCCTTTGCCTGTTCGAATACGTCTATTTCGCGCGTCCGGATTCGGTCGTCGGCGGCCGCAACGTTTACAACGCTCGCAAGAATATGGGCATCAATCTTGCCAAGGAAGCACCGCTTGAGGCCGATGTGGTCGTTCCGGTACCCGACGGCGGCACGCCTGCAGCCATCGGTTTTGCCCAGCAAAGCGGCATCCCCTTTGAACTCGGTATCATCCGCAACCATTACGTCGGACGCACCTTCATCGAGCCGACCCAGTCGATCAGAGCATTTGGCGTGAAGCTGAAGCATTCGGCCAATCGCGCCGTGATCGAAGGCAAGCGCGTTGTCCTGGTGGACGACTCCATCGTGCGCGGCACGACTTCCGTCAAGATCGTGCAGATGATCCGCGATGCCGGTGCGCGCGAAGTGCATATCCGCGTCGCCAGCCCGATGATCTTCCATCCGGACTTCTATGGCATCGATACGCCGGATGCGGACAAGCTGCTCGCCAACCAATATGCGAGCCTTGCTGCGATGTGCGATTATATCGGCGCGGATTCGCTGGCATTCCTGTCGATCGACGGGTTGTACAAGGCTGTCAGCGGTAACCCACGCGATCCGCGCGCGCCATTGTTCACCGATCACTATTTCACTGGCGATTATCCGACGCGGCTTCTCGACAAAGACGGTCCCAGCAACGTCCACAAGCTTTCGCTTCTCGCAAACAACGGTTGA
- a CDS encoding SDR family NAD(P)-dependent oxidoreductase: MISDGSFRLDGKLALVTGASRGIGYSLSKELAGRGAHVIAVARTVGGLEELDDEITAAGGSATLVPLDLTDMPAIDRLGGSIHERWGKLDVMVANAAVLGTISPIGHVEAKVFDKLMAINVSSVWRLIRTTDPLLKLSDSGRAILLSSSVAHTARAYWGPYAASKAAVEVMARTWAEESRQTHLRVNSVNPGATRTAMRAQAMPGEDPETLPTPAEVAAKIALLCDPALDATGKLYDVRAGKFLSYNDPS, translated from the coding sequence ATGATTTCTGACGGCAGTTTTCGGCTGGACGGCAAGCTTGCGCTTGTCACCGGCGCATCCCGTGGCATTGGCTATTCCCTTTCCAAAGAACTCGCCGGCCGTGGTGCCCATGTGATTGCCGTTGCCCGCACGGTCGGCGGACTTGAAGAACTCGACGACGAAATCACGGCGGCAGGCGGATCAGCCACGCTGGTCCCGCTCGATCTGACCGATATGCCAGCCATCGACCGGCTTGGCGGCTCGATCCACGAACGCTGGGGCAAGCTGGACGTCATGGTTGCCAATGCCGCTGTACTCGGCACCATTTCACCGATTGGCCATGTCGAGGCAAAGGTCTTCGACAAGCTGATGGCGATCAATGTTTCCAGCGTCTGGCGCCTGATCCGGACCACCGACCCGCTTTTGAAGCTTTCTGACAGCGGTCGTGCAATCCTGCTGTCGTCGAGTGTTGCACACACGGCACGCGCTTACTGGGGCCCCTATGCGGCATCCAAGGCAGCGGTCGAGGTCATGGCCCGCACTTGGGCCGAAGAATCGCGTCAGACCCACCTGCGGGTCAACTCGGTCAATCCCGGCGCCACCCGCACTGCCATGCGGGCGCAGGCCATGCCCGGCGAAGATCCAGAAACGCTGCCAACACCGGCCGAGGTTGCCGCCAAGATCGCTCTCCTGTGCGATCCTGCGCTGGACGCAACCGGCAAGCTTTACGATGTGCGCGCCGGCAAATTTTTGAGCTATAACGACCCGAGCTAG
- a CDS encoding helix-turn-helix domain-containing protein encodes MLFVPLPFVVAFLLLILLVQMIRRNDGNAPNPFFTALIAVYVLQSVVIGVRWGYGVLQILPIQAVLAAIIPSLAWLSFEGLREGRSPLKRPLLLLHALPALLIVGFVAFWPAPISLALILIFLGYGIALTWLAWAGPNALGSSRLDGVISTYRALQVTAFSILASGLIDIVISLDFAETGGVYSGGIVAFGNVLALFILGTAATVAGTSQPPSEAAEEGAEATSVIVASEEDAQIAASLDTLMQSRTLYRDADLNLNRLARKMGLSIRQVSTAINRVKAMSVSQYVNDFRVREACRLLADTDEPITRIMFDAGFQTKSNFNREFLRVTGMSPKAWRSANLPPSGGERIFLDLALAKSLENPREGILQ; translated from the coding sequence ATGCTCTTTGTCCCATTGCCCTTTGTCGTTGCTTTCCTGCTCCTCATCCTGCTGGTCCAGATGATCAGGCGGAATGACGGCAATGCGCCAAATCCGTTCTTTACGGCCCTGATCGCAGTCTATGTGCTGCAATCTGTGGTGATCGGCGTGCGATGGGGCTATGGCGTCCTACAGATACTGCCGATTCAGGCGGTTCTTGCCGCAATCATTCCCTCGCTCGCCTGGTTGAGTTTCGAAGGACTGAGAGAGGGGCGGTCACCCCTGAAACGGCCGTTGCTGTTGTTGCACGCACTTCCGGCGCTGCTGATCGTGGGGTTCGTCGCTTTCTGGCCCGCACCGATTTCCCTTGCCCTCATTCTGATATTCCTCGGCTATGGTATCGCGCTCACATGGCTGGCATGGGCGGGACCGAATGCGCTCGGTTCATCGAGGCTTGATGGGGTCATCAGCACCTACCGGGCCTTGCAGGTCACGGCCTTCTCCATATTGGCTTCGGGCTTGATCGATATTGTCATCAGCCTCGATTTTGCCGAAACCGGCGGCGTCTATTCGGGGGGCATCGTGGCCTTTGGCAATGTTTTGGCCTTGTTCATCTTGGGAACTGCCGCGACGGTCGCGGGGACCAGCCAGCCACCATCAGAGGCAGCGGAAGAGGGTGCAGAGGCCACCTCGGTGATTGTTGCCAGCGAAGAGGACGCGCAAATTGCTGCCTCGCTCGATACATTGATGCAATCCCGCACGCTCTACCGCGATGCCGATCTCAACCTGAACCGGCTCGCCCGGAAAATGGGTCTGTCAATCCGGCAGGTCTCGACCGCTATCAATCGCGTCAAAGCGATGAGCGTCTCGCAGTATGTCAATGATTTCAGGGTGAGGGAGGCTTGCCGCCTTCTGGCCGACACGGACGAACCAATCACCCGGATCATGTTCGACGCGGGTTTTCAGACGAAATCCAACTTCAATCGCGAGTTCCTGCGCGTCACCGGCATGAGTCCGAAGGCATGGCGCAGCGCTAATCTCCCCCCTAGTGGGGGAGAAAGGATTTTCTTGGATTTAGCCCTTGCTAAATCCTTGGAAAATCCAAGAGAGGGGATTCTGCAATGA
- a CDS encoding alpha/beta hydrolase family protein: MKVLKLSALLAFLTLSILPSWSAGLQLVDVPQDSHGPAIDGVVWYPCAATPIEIKIASFDMMAVRDCPIIGTKHPLVVISHGAGGTFGNYHALAEMLADKGFIVAAINHPLDSGQSKVRNPGDIASMVQRPMDISRLIDFMFYNWPDRARIDAAHLGFIGFSRGAFTGLGLIGADPDWNFLLDNCPVYPGNRFCEQIRSGPIAPMSHDARIKAAVIADSPGGPLFTREGLSNVSVPVQYWASERGGDGVSPEDAAMIVQNLPVKADFRVVPNSGHFDFLPPCTLEFAKRTAEDEPELCTDKTGFDRAAFHKQFNADILTFFRKHLVEANQ, from the coding sequence ATGAAAGTACTCAAACTCTCCGCTCTTCTTGCGTTTCTTACCTTGAGTATTCTGCCCTCTTGGTCTGCTGGACTACAGCTTGTCGACGTACCCCAAGACAGCCATGGACCCGCAATCGACGGCGTTGTCTGGTACCCATGTGCCGCTACACCAATTGAAATAAAAATTGCCTCATTTGATATGATGGCCGTACGAGACTGCCCGATAATCGGGACCAAACATCCGCTTGTGGTTATCTCGCATGGTGCGGGTGGTACCTTCGGTAATTACCATGCACTTGCCGAAATGCTAGCTGATAAAGGTTTCATCGTTGCCGCCATCAATCACCCTTTGGACAGTGGCCAATCCAAGGTGAGAAACCCCGGCGATATCGCCTCCATGGTGCAGCGGCCGATGGATATATCCCGATTAATTGATTTCATGTTCTATAATTGGCCGGACCGAGCAAGAATTGACGCAGCACACCTTGGTTTTATCGGTTTCTCCAGAGGCGCTTTCACTGGGCTTGGATTGATTGGCGCTGATCCCGATTGGAATTTTCTACTCGACAATTGCCCTGTTTATCCCGGAAACCGTTTTTGCGAACAGATCCGGTCCGGTCCAATCGCTCCCATGTCTCACGATGCAAGAATCAAGGCCGCTGTCATTGCTGACTCACCCGGCGGGCCGCTTTTCACCCGCGAAGGATTGAGCAATGTATCAGTGCCGGTGCAGTATTGGGCATCGGAGCGCGGCGGCGACGGCGTATCGCCCGAAGATGCAGCAATGATTGTACAAAACCTTCCCGTTAAGGCGGATTTTCGGGTTGTCCCCAATTCCGGCCATTTCGATTTCCTTCCCCCGTGCACCCTGGAATTTGCAAAACGTACCGCCGAGGATGAACCTGAACTCTGTACTGATAAAACGGGCTTTGACCGGGCCGCTTTTCACAAACAGTTCAATGCAGATATCCTGACCTTCTTCCGCAAACATCTGGTCGAAGCTAACCAGTGA
- the pssA gene encoding CDP-alcohol phosphatidyltransferase family protein, producing MSEQEADPLFDEKPQVRGLTSSRIPMRYLAPNVITVLAICAGLTGIRLAFENRFELAVSMVLLAAFLDGIDGRIARMMKGSTKFGAQMDSLADIVNFGVAPALVLYAYMLDQARSFGWIAALLYCIACCLRLARFNVMLDVVDKPLWQNNFFTGVPAPAGAMLVMLPVYLGFLGLAPTRTLAFAAAAYTVGVAILMISRLPVYSGKAAGTKLRSDWVMPTFLFIVVYVAFLMSYTWQTLTLTTIAFFTTLPFSARAWKRFEAADASAALASAEKDGSEAVS from the coding sequence ATGAGCGAGCAAGAAGCCGATCCACTCTTTGATGAGAAACCGCAGGTACGGGGGCTGACAAGCTCTCGCATACCCATGCGCTATCTTGCTCCCAATGTGATTACCGTTCTGGCGATCTGCGCCGGGCTGACCGGTATCCGGCTCGCTTTCGAGAACCGCTTTGAGCTGGCCGTCTCCATGGTGCTGTTGGCGGCGTTTCTCGATGGTATCGACGGTCGTATCGCTCGCATGATGAAGGGATCGACCAAGTTCGGTGCCCAGATGGACTCGCTTGCGGACATCGTCAATTTCGGTGTTGCTCCCGCGCTCGTGCTCTATGCCTATATGCTCGATCAGGCGCGCTCCTTCGGCTGGATCGCCGCGCTGCTGTATTGCATCGCCTGCTGCCTGCGTCTCGCACGCTTCAACGTCATGCTGGATGTGGTGGACAAGCCGTTGTGGCAGAACAATTTCTTCACCGGCGTTCCGGCTCCCGCAGGGGCCATGCTGGTCATGCTGCCGGTCTATCTCGGCTTTCTCGGTCTTGCTCCGACAAGGACGCTGGCTTTTGCCGCCGCCGCCTATACGGTTGGCGTGGCTATCCTGATGATCAGCCGTCTGCCGGTTTACAGCGGCAAGGCTGCGGGCACCAAGCTGCGTTCCGACTGGGTCATGCCGACCTTCCTGTTCATCGTCGTCTATGTAGCGTTCCTGATGAGCTATACGTGGCAGACGCTGACGCTCACGACCATCGCCTTCTTCACCACACTGCCCTTCAGCGCAAGGGCATGGAAGCGCTTCGAGGCGGCGGATGCAAGCGCTGCTCTCGCCAGCGCCGAAAAGGATGGTTCCGAAGCCGTCTCGTGA
- a CDS encoding phosphatidylserine decarboxylase: protein MSLVDSIRNTLVPIHREGYPFIAAFAGATIIVGYFWEPLFWIGLILTAWCIYFYRDPQRVTPIDDKLVISPADGIVSAVGPAVPPRELGLGDKEMTRISVFMNVFSCHINRAPVRGRITTIVHKPGKFLNAELDKASAENERNSLLIESPNGDVAVVQIAGLVARRIVCWADENNAISIGERFGLIRFGSRVDVYLPEGFTPRVAIGQIAVGGESVIAEFGGAASAPLVRIN from the coding sequence ATGAGCCTTGTCGATTCCATCCGCAACACCCTGGTGCCGATTCATCGGGAAGGTTATCCGTTCATCGCTGCCTTTGCCGGAGCCACCATCATCGTGGGTTATTTCTGGGAACCGCTGTTCTGGATCGGCCTTATCCTCACCGCCTGGTGCATCTATTTCTACCGTGATCCGCAACGCGTAACACCTATCGACGACAAGCTGGTCATCAGCCCGGCCGACGGCATTGTATCGGCAGTCGGCCCCGCTGTACCGCCGCGTGAGCTCGGGCTTGGCGACAAGGAAATGACCCGTATCTCGGTGTTCATGAATGTCTTCTCCTGCCACATCAATCGCGCGCCGGTGCGTGGCCGCATAACAACGATCGTGCACAAGCCAGGCAAGTTCCTGAATGCTGAGCTCGACAAGGCGAGTGCCGAAAACGAGCGTAACAGCCTCCTGATCGAAAGCCCGAACGGCGACGTTGCGGTGGTCCAGATCGCCGGCCTCGTTGCGCGCCGCATCGTTTGCTGGGCAGACGAGAACAATGCGATTTCGATTGGCGAGCGTTTTGGACTGATCCGTTTTGGCTCGCGCGTCGATGTCTACCTGCCGGAAGGTTTCACCCCGCGCGTTGCGATCGGCCAGATCGCTGTCGGCGGCGAATCCGTGATTGCGGAATTCGGCGGTGCAGCCAGCGCTCCGCTCGTCCGCATCAATTGA